One genomic window of Diospyros lotus cultivar Yz01 chromosome 8, ASM1463336v1, whole genome shotgun sequence includes the following:
- the LOC127807340 gene encoding probable LRR receptor-like serine/threonine-protein kinase At2g16250, translated as MFRLRLLIMEANPVLLKVATMVLLLLNSVSTQDDAPLSSEADQSALLDLRSSLGLRAKDWPRKADPCSNWTGVECRSGRVVGINVSGLKRTRAGRENPRFAVDALANFSRLAKFNASGFSLPGPMPAWFGQRLSALQVLDLMSCSLTGSIPPSLGSLSELEALYLSDNLLTGAIPSALGNLSSLKFLNLSRNLLTGAVPSALSALQNLTLLDLSSNFLSGPIPSGLGSLSGLQFLNLRNNIMAASVPAEMGKLSQLIELDLGNNYLSGFLPEELGGLRSLKKLSAGNNSLGGSLPYVLLQNLTQLKYIDLSRNAFDGNLSSVLWSMTQLHFLDISGNNFTGVLPNITVPFNATGARFNLSNNLFFGTLTDLVLKFRSIDLSNNYFQGPAPSSVGNNVVITGNCLRNLSNQKSFQDCYLFYAQRGLSFDDNVAPAPSPKSSSSSNKRVTYIVVGLFGGIGFIMLLVLVLLGLLKTWGKGSADQRAASVGPIPGGGSPPSKASINLSGLGESFTSEQMLEATGDFSDTNLMKLGHSGDLFRGILEGGFPVVIKRVDLHSLKKESYMLELEFFSKASHPRLVPLLGHCLENENEKFLVYKYMPHGDLSNSLYKLPNLEDGGLQSLDWITRLKIAIGAAEALCYLHHECDPPIVHRDIQASSILLDDKYEVRLGSLSEVCAQGGDTGQNGITRFLWMPQTSEQGPSGSSSATCAYDVYCFGKVLLQLVTGKLGISKSDDVSTKEWLDKNLPYISINEKEMVAKIVDLSLIVDEDLLEEVWATAIVAKHCLHPKPSRRPQMRHILRALENPLRVVREESYNSAIRTTSSRRSWSAAFFGSWNHSSSDSGNGHAGQANREGLSLSGLKQPGRAGAGSHSQGSGIYELSSSHKRSSSEIFPEPADMQDLERQVQNQAGRGSKNIVF; from the exons atgTTCAGGCTACGTTTGCTGATCATGGAAGCCAACCCGGTTCTTCTCAAGGTAGCGACGATGGTACTCTTGCTTCTCAACTCGGTCTCGACTCAGGACGATGCACCACTGAGTTCCGAGGCCGACCAGTCGGCGTTGCTGGACCTCCGGTCGTCTCTGGGCCTGAGGGCCAAGGACTGGCCGAGAAAAGCCGACCCGTGCTCCAACTGGACCGGGGTTGAGTGCCGTTCCGGCCGTGTGGTCGGGATAAATGTGTCCGGTTTGAAGCGGACTCGCGCCGGCAGGGAAAACCCCCGGTTCGCCGTCGATGCTTTGGCCAACTTTAGTCGTCTAGCTAAGTTCAACGCGTCCGGGTTTTCGTTGCCGGGGCCGATGCCGGCGTGGTTTGGGCAGAGACTTAGTGCGCTCCAGGTGCTCGACCTTATGTCTTGCTCGTTAACTGGTTCAATTCCACCGTCGCTGGGAAGTTTGAGTGAATTGGAGGCCCTATATTTGTCTGATAACTTGCTTACTGGTGCAATACCTTCTGCGTTGGGAAATTTATCTTCTCTGAAGTTTCTTAACCTTTCGCGAAATTTGTTGACAGGAGCAGTTCCATCAGCCCTTTCAGCTCTTCAAAATCTTACCTTGCTTGATCTTTCTTCGAATTTCTTATCTGGGCCAATCCCATCTGGTCTTGGTTCACTTTCTGGTCTCCAGTTCTTGAATCTGCGCAACAATATCATGGCTGCTTCTGTTCCTGCTGAAATGGGTAAACTGTCTCAACTTATTGAACTTGATCTCGGGAACAATTATTTGTCCGGTTTTTTACCAGAAGAATTAGGAGGGTTGAGAAGTTTGAAGAAATTATCAGCTGGGAATAATAGTTTGGGAGGTTCATTGCCATATGTTTTGCTTCAGAATCTCACTCAGCTGAAGTACATAGATTTGAGTCGGAACGCTTTTGATGGCAATCTATCTTCTGTTCTGTGGTCAATGACTCAGTTGCATTTTCTTGATATCTCGGGCAATAATTTCACAGGTGTTTTGCCAAACATTACTGTGCCGTTTAATGCCACTGGTGCCCGTTTCAACCTTTCAAACAATCTGTTTTTTGGAACTCTGACTGATCTTGTGCTGAAGTTTCGTTCTATAGATCTGTCTAATAACTATTTTCAAGGCCCAGCTCCCAGTAGCGTGGGTAACAATGTTGTTATCACTGGAAACTGTTTAAGGAATTTGTCGAATCAGAAGAGTTTCCAGGATTGTTATTTGTTTTATGCTCAGAGAGGCCtaagttttgatgataatgTAGCCCCAGCACCTTCACCTAAATCTTCCTCAAGCAGCAATAAACGAGTGACATATATAGTGGTGGGACTGTTCGGTGGAATCGGTTTCATTATGCTTTTAGTATTAGTGCTGCTCGGCCTTCTGAAAACATGGGGCAAGGGAAGTGCAGATCAGAGGGCTGCTAGTGTGGGGCCCATTCCAGGTGGTGGCTCACCACCTTCCAAAGCTTCTATTAATTTGTCAGGTTTGGGTGAATCATTTACATCTGAGCAGATGCTCGAAGCCACAGGTGATTTTAGTGATACAAATCTTATGAAACTCGGCCACTCTGGGGACCTTTTCCGTGGAATATTGGAAGGCGGCTTCCCTGTGGTTATCAAGAGGGTTGATCTGCATTCCCTGAAGAAAGAATCTTACATGTTGGAGTTGGAATTTTTTAGCAAGGCTTCACATCCAAGGCTGGTCCCACTCTTAGGGCATTGCTTGgagaatgagaatgagaagTTCTTGGTTTACAAATATATGCCACATGGAGATTTGTCTAATTCATTGTACAAGCTTCCAAATTTGGAAGATGGTGGGCTACAGTCGTTGGACTGGATTACAAGATTGAAAATTGCAATAGGAGCTGCAGAAGCTTTATGTTATCTACACCACGAGTGTGACCCACCCATTGTTCATAG AGATATCCAAGCAAGCAGTATCCTTCTTGATGATAAATATGAAGTGCGGCTTGGAAGCTTGAGTGAGGTGTGTGCTCAAGGAGGGGATACTGGCCAGAATGGGATCACAAGGTTTCTGTGGATGCCACA GACCTCGGAACAAGGCCCTTCTG GCTCATCTTCAGCTACATGTGCTTATGATGTCTACTGTTTCGGAAAAGTCTTGCTTCAGCTTGTAACTGGTAAACTCGGGATCAGCAAGTCAGACGATGTCAGTACGAAGGAATGGTTGGACAAAAATCTACCATACATCAGTATAAATGAGAAGGAAATGGTGGCCAAGATTGTTGACCTATCCCTGATTGTGGATGAGGATTTACTTGAAGAAGTATGGGCCACGGCAATAGTGGCCAAACACTGCCTTCATCCCAAGCCTTCAAGACGTCCTCAAATGAGGCATATCCTCAGAGCACTCGAAAACCCCTTGAGAGTGGTAAGAGAAGAAAGCTACAACTCTGCAATAAGAACAACTTCATCAAGGAGGTCCTGGAGCGCTGCTTTCTTTGGCAGTTGGAACCACAGTTCATCGGATAGTGGCAATGGTCATGCTGGCCAGGCAAACCGGGAGGGTCTAAGCCTAAGCGGCTTAAAACAGCCCGGCAGAGCAGGAGCAGGTTCACATTCACAGGGAAGCGGAATCTATGAACTCTCCTCTTCACACAAAAGATCATCGAGTGAGATTTTCCCTGAACCAGCTGATATGCAAGATCTAGAAAGGCAGGTTCAGAACCAGGCGGGCAGAGGGTCGAAGAACATTGTGTTCTGA